From Apium graveolens cultivar Ventura chromosome 9, ASM990537v1, whole genome shotgun sequence, the proteins below share one genomic window:
- the LOC141684085 gene encoding uncharacterized protein LOC141684085 isoform X1: MALTHDDQETRYTSAGVLKGVVIILALCLAGYIVGPPLYWHSLEALAASSSCPSCPPCDCSSSLPLISIPQELSNNSFADCAKHDPEVGEDTENNVAELLSEELRLREAEFTENQQRADMALLEAKKITSQYQKEADKCNSGMETCEEAREKAEVTLLAQKRLTSLWELRARQRGWKEGVDKSHAQS, translated from the exons ATGGCACTAACCCATGATGATCAAGAAACAAGATACACTAGTGCTGGAGTTCTAAAAGGAGTTGTGATAATCTTAGCATTATGTTTGGCTGGTTACATAGTGGGCCCACCTCTTTATTGGCATTCTTTAGAGGCTTTAGCTGCTTCATCTTCTTGCCCTTCTTGCCCACCTTGTGATTGCTCTTCTTCTCTCCCTCTCATTTCTATTCCTCAAG AACTGAGCAACAATTCTTTTGCAG ATTGTGCGAAGCATGATCCAGAAGTTGGGGAAGACACTGAAAATAATGTTGCAGAACTTCTATCAGAGGAGTTAAGATTACGAGAAGCGGAATTTACAGAAAATCAGCAGCGTGCTGACATGGCTTTACTTGAGGCTAAAAAGATCACGTCTCAATATCAAAAGGAGGCAGACAAGTGCAATTCAGGAATGGAAACCTGCGAAGAGGCACGAGAAAAAGCTGAAGTGACTTTGTTGGCACAAAAACGACTGACTTCATTGTGGGAGCTACGGGCTCGCCAGAGAGGCTGGAAAGAAGGAGTAGACAAATCCCATGCTCAGTCTTGA
- the LOC141684085 gene encoding uncharacterized protein LOC141684085 isoform X2 — MALTHDDQETRYTSAGVLKGVVIILALCLAGYIVGPPLYWHSLEALAASSSCPSCPPCDCSSSLPLISIPQDCAKHDPEVGEDTENNVAELLSEELRLREAEFTENQQRADMALLEAKKITSQYQKEADKCNSGMETCEEAREKAEVTLLAQKRLTSLWELRARQRGWKEGVDKSHAQS, encoded by the exons ATGGCACTAACCCATGATGATCAAGAAACAAGATACACTAGTGCTGGAGTTCTAAAAGGAGTTGTGATAATCTTAGCATTATGTTTGGCTGGTTACATAGTGGGCCCACCTCTTTATTGGCATTCTTTAGAGGCTTTAGCTGCTTCATCTTCTTGCCCTTCTTGCCCACCTTGTGATTGCTCTTCTTCTCTCCCTCTCATTTCTATTCCTCAAG ATTGTGCGAAGCATGATCCAGAAGTTGGGGAAGACACTGAAAATAATGTTGCAGAACTTCTATCAGAGGAGTTAAGATTACGAGAAGCGGAATTTACAGAAAATCAGCAGCGTGCTGACATGGCTTTACTTGAGGCTAAAAAGATCACGTCTCAATATCAAAAGGAGGCAGACAAGTGCAATTCAGGAATGGAAACCTGCGAAGAGGCACGAGAAAAAGCTGAAGTGACTTTGTTGGCACAAAAACGACTGACTTCATTGTGGGAGCTACGGGCTCGCCAGAGAGGCTGGAAAGAAGGAGTAGACAAATCCCATGCTCAGTCTTGA